The sequence below is a genomic window from Thioclava nitratireducens.
TCCGGCGCGACGGTGATCGACGCGAAAGCCGATGCGGCCGCACTGAAGGAGAAACTGGGCATCAAGGACGGCGAAGAGGTCGTGTCCTTCTGCAATACCGGGCACTGGGCGGCGACCGACTGGTTCGCCATGTCCGAGCTGGCGGGCATCGACAACGTCAAGCTCTATCCCGGTTCGATGGTGGAATATTCCCAGACCGACGGTAAGATGGCGAACACGCCCGGCCTGTTGCAGAACCTGCTGAACCAACTCACCGGAGGCTAAGAGTGTCCACGGCCATTCTTGAGAAACAGGCAGCGTCGGGCGGGATCGCCCGGCGCAGTGCTTTGATCCTCGCCGCTCTCGTCGCCATCGGCGCGCTCGCGCTGTTCGGCGGCGCGCGCTACGGCTTCATGCTGGCGATCGGCCTCGGCTTCGGCATCGCGCTGGAGGGGCTGCGCTTCGGCTTCGCGGGCCCTTGGCGGGCGATGATCGTGCGCCGCGAACCGGCGGGCATCCTCGCGCAGCTTCTGGCGATCGGTCTCGTCTCCATCGTCGCGATCCCCGCGATCACCAGCCATCCGGGCGAGCTGACCGGCGCGCAGGCCCCGATCGGCTTCGCGATGGTCGGCGGCGCCTTCGTCTTCGGCGCGGCGATGCAGGTTGTGATGGGTTGCGGCTCGGGCACGTTGGTCAATGCGGGCTCTGGCAACCCGATCGGGTTGCTCGCGCTCCCGTTCTTCGCGATCGGCAGCTTCTTCGGCGCTTACGGCCTGATCTGGTGGACCAATCTCGGAGCGCTGCCGATCCTGACCCTGCGCGGCACGAGCGGGCTCGCGGTGACGCTGATCCTGCTGGCGCTGGTAGCCGCCACGGTCTTCTTCCTCGGCAAGCGCGGCTCGCGGAGCCTGCCGCGGCGCTACGTCATCGCAGCGCTCGTCCTCGCAGCGCTCGCCATCGCGAACCTGCTGGTCGCCGGGCAGCCTTGGGGCGTCGTCTACGGGCTGGGTCTCTGGGTCGCGAAAGGCGTGAACGGGATGGGCTTCGATCTGACGCAATCGGCCTTCTATGCAGCCCCCGGCTCGATCACCCGCGTGAATGAGAGCCTGCTGACGGATTACACCTCGCTCACCGATATCGGCCTGATCGCCGGCGCATTCGGTGTGGCGGCATGGCGTCAGGGCGGCTTGTCGCAGAAACTGCCTAGCTATCCGGCGCGCGCCTGGGTCGCGACCGTCGTGGCGGGTTTCCTGCTTGGCTATTCCTCGCGTCTGGCCTTCGGGTGCAACGTCGGCGCCTTCTTCTCGGGCATCTCGACAGGCAGCCTGCACGGCTGGGTCTGGTTCGCGGCCGCCTTCGCGGGCGCCTATCTCGGCATCTGGCTGCGGCCTCGCCTTGGACTGGAGGCGCGCGCATGACCCGGAAAGCGACAGCCTTCACCGCGATGGCGGCACTGCTCCTACTGATCTGCGCGGATCTATTGGGCGCACCGCTCAATCCCTACCAAGCCCCTCCGGCCTTCGCCTTCGGATCCGGTCAGGTCGCAAGCGGCGGGTTCTGCGGAGCGCTGCCGAACTGATCTCCCAAATCCTTGCGATCTGGAACACCGGCCCGCTTCCCTCGGGCCGGTGTTTTCCTGCCCGACCTTGGAACCCCGTGCGCGGCCAGCTAGAGATCACCTGACGCGCCATCCGCGCGAAGGGAGCCCATCATGACCAGACATCCGATGTTCGGCATCTTGCTCGCGCTGTTCGGCGCGCTGGCGATTTCGCCCGACACGCTGCTGATGCGCTGGTCGGAGATGAGCGGCGCGCAGATGGTGATGTGGCGCGGCCTGCTGATGGGCGGCGCGATGTGGCTAATCTCGATCGTCGTGCGCAGGCGTCACCTGAAACACGACCTGAAGGCGCTTGCCAGCGGCGCAGGGCTGGCGCTGGTCGCATGCCATTTCTCGAACATGACGCTGTTCGCGGTGGGGATCGCCGCCGCGCCCGTGTCTATCGTGCTGTTCAGCGTCTCGACGGTGCCGGTATTCGCGGCGCTGCTGTCGCGGCTGATCCTGCGCGAGACGACGCATTGGTCGACATGGCTCGCCATCGCGGCCGTGCTCAGCGGGATCGGGCTTGCGGTCTTCGGCCCCGCCCGCCGAGCGTTGGCGGCAATCCGATCCTGGGCGCGCTTGCCGGTCTCGGCGTGGCGTTGAGCCTGTCGACGACCTTCGTCACTATCCGGCGCAATCCGCATCTGCCGATCCTGCTCGCCGTGGGCTCCGGGGCCGGGCTGGCCGGGCTCGCGGCGCTGATCTGGACGGGGGGCGCTGCCGTGACCGGCGGTCAGGTCTGGGCGATCGCGCTGGCAGGCGGCGTCGTGCTGCCGGTCTCCTTCATGTCGCTCTCGTTCGCCTCGCGCTACACCTCGGCCTCGAATGTGAGCCTGCTGATGCTTCTCGAGACGATCCTCGGACCAATCTGGGTCTGGTGGGGCACTGGCGAGGCCCCGAGCCGCGCAATGCTGGCAGGCGGGGCGATCGTGATCGGGAGCCTTGCGCTCTATCTCTGGCACGCGGGCCATCGTCGGCAAAGCGTCCTCCGGCGCAGCCAGTCAGCCGCGCCGGAGCATCTCTGAACCGCTTACTTCCGGGCTGCCGGCTTGGCAGCCGGTTTCGCGGGCTTCGCGGATTTGGCGGCTTTTTCCGCATCCGACGGCATCTCGATATTGATCTCGAGGCTCGAGATATCGTCGTTGCGCTCCATCCGGATATCGACGCCGTCCTCCTCGATCTCCATGTACTTGCGGATCACGGCGAGGATGTCGCGTTGCAGATCGGGCAGATAGTCGGCCTGCGCCGACCCGCTGCCGCGTTCATGCGCGAGAAGGATCTGCAAACGGTCCTTGGCCGTCTGCGCCGATTTCGCGCGGCGGGGTTTGAGCGAGAAACCGAACAGGCTCATGCGGACCGCCCGAAGAGCCGTCCGATGAAGCCCGGACGCTTCTCGCCCGGAATGCGCATCGGAATGTCCTCGCCGAGAAGCCGGCCGACAGCGTCGTCATAGGCGGCAGAGGCGCTCGACGGCTCGTCGAGCACGACCGGCATGCCGGTGTTCGACGCGCGCAGGACGGCGGTGCTTTCGGGCACGATGCCCAGCAGCGGGACTGCCAGAAGCTCCAGCACGTCTTCGACCGTCATCATCTCGCCCTTGTCAATGCGCGACTGATCGTGACGGGTCAGCAGCACCTGCGCCTTGACCGGCTCGCCGTCGGTTTCGGCACGACGGGTCTTCGACGACAGAAGGCCAAGCACCCGGTCACTGTCGCGCACCGAGGAGACTTCGGGGTTGGTCACGACGACCGCCTCATCGGCGAAGAACATCGCCAGCTGCGCACCACGCTCGATCCCGGCGGGGCTGTCGCAGATGATGTAGTCGAATTCCTGCCGCAGCTCGTCGAGCACCTTCTCGACGCCCTCTTGCGTCAGCGCATCCTTGTCGCGGGTCTGCGAGGTCGGCAGGATCGAGAGCGTCTCGACCCGCTTGTCCTTGATCAGCGCCTGCTTCAGACGGGCATCGCCCTGAATGACGTTGATGAAGTCGAACACGACACGGCGCTCGCAGCCCATGATCATGTCGAGGTTGCGCAGGCCCACGTCGAAATCGATCACGACGGTCTTGTGGCCGCGCTTGGCGAGACCGGCAGAGATTGCGGCGGCCGAGGTAGTCTTGCCCACGCCCCCTTGCCCGAGGTGATCACGATCACCTTGCCGAGCGGCTTATCATCCTTGAGTTGCGTCATTCGAACGCCTCCACACAAAGTTTGTCATCGTCGAGGTAAACCTGCACGGACTTGTGACGAAGCTCCGCGGGAATGGTTTCGCTCGTTTTGTAAAGGCCCGCGATCGCGAGCAGTTCGGCGTCGAGCTGGCGGCAGAAGATGCGCGCGCTCTCGTCGCCATGTGCGCCTGCCATCGCCCGTCCCCGCAGCGCGCCGTAGACGTGGATATTGCCCGCCGCGACCAGTTCCGCGCCCGAGGCGACGGAGCCGACCACCGTCAGATCGCCATGTTCGGCCACGATCATCTGGCCAGACCGCACCGGCGAGCGCACGATCTTGTTACGCGCGACCGGCGGCGCCGTCCGCTTCGCCGCGGGCTGCGGCTTTTGCGGCTTCGGCTCGGGCATCGCGGTTTCGCGGCCCACCTTGATCGGGATAATTCCGTAACCTTTCACGGCGCTTAGCTGCGCGTCGGTGGCGTTCTGCGCCCCGAAGATCTGCAGATCGCGCGCGAAGAGGTTGTCGATCATGTCGCGCACGTCGGCCGGTTTCGAAAACTCCGGCACCTGCGCGAAATCGAGCACCATCGGCGCACCGGCCAACAGATGCGGCGTTTTCGCAAGCTGTGCGTCGAGCGCGGCATAGAACGCACCATCGGGCGCGTCGGTCTCGAGCCGAAGCGCGATAGCGGTCAGGAAAAGACCGCGGAACTGAAAAGGCTGAACCGAGACCGGCGCAGGCTTCTGCCCGGTCTGAGATAGGGAATCGGACACGAGGGTAACTCGCTTCTGCTCAGGTGTGGGGATGCAGGGTGCACCCGCCTTGTTTTTCTTTGTTGTGTCGGATCGCGCACTGCAATTGCCAGCACAAAATCGCGATGGCCTCTCTACTCGGCTAAATCCTGCCGTCAACCGGAAGTGGACGAAGTTTTCGTGTAAAGACGTACGCTCTGACCGAGATCCTCGGTTGACCCAACGTCGAAAGGCCGGAGCGCAGCCCCGATCAGTTCCGGTCAAAGCCTCCGCGCCCGTCCAAAGCTGATCTGCCCCTGACTCGCCGAGAGGGTCTCCCGCGCGGGCTTGACCTTGCCTATATTCGACTGAAATGAACGGGGCGCGGCGCATGCCGCCCATTCGCCTGACCCAGCTTGGCCCGAGAGAGGACCCACCTGATGAAATTCCGCTTCCCGATTGTCATCATCGACGAGGATTTTCGCTCCGAAAACACCTCCGGCCTTGGCATCCGGGCACTCGCACAGGCCATCGAGGCCGAAGGTTTCGAAGTGCTGGGCGTCACCAGCTATGGCGACCTGTCGCAATTCGCCCAACAGCAGAGCCGCGCCTCGGCATTCGTGCTGGCGATCGACGACGAGGAATTCTCCGCCGGTCCCGAACTCGACCCGGCGGTCGAGAAGCTGCGCGCCT
It includes:
- a CDS encoding YeeE/YedE family protein, translated to MLEKQAASGGIARRSALILAALVAIGALALFGGARYGFMLAIGLGFGIALEGLRFGFAGPWRAMIVRREPAGILAQLLAIGLVSIVAIPAITSHPGELTGAQAPIGFAMVGGAFVFGAAMQVVMGCGSGTLVNAGSGNPIGLLALPFFAIGSFFGAYGLIWWTNLGALPILTLRGTSGLAVTLILLALVAATVFFLGKRGSRSLPRRYVIAALVLAALAIANLLVAGQPWGVVYGLGLWVAKGVNGMGFDLTQSAFYAAPGSITRVNESLLTDYTSLTDIGLIAGAFGVAAWRQGGLSQKLPSYPARAWVATVVAGFLLGYSSRLAFGCNVGAFFSGISTGSLHGWVWFAAAFAGAYLGIWLRPRLGLEARA
- a CDS encoding DMT family transporter, whose amino-acid sequence is MTRHPMFGILLALFGALAISPDTLLMRWSEMSGAQMVMWRGLLMGGAMWLISIVVRRRHLKHDLKALASGAGLALVACHFSNMTLFAVGIAAAPVSIVLFSVSTVPVFAALLSRLILRETTHWSTWLAIAAVLSGIGLAVFGPARRALAAIRSWARLPVSAWR
- the minE gene encoding cell division topological specificity factor MinE produces the protein MSLFGFSLKPRRAKSAQTAKDRLQILLAHERGSGSAQADYLPDLQRDILAVIRKYMEIEEDGVDIRMERNDDISSLEINIEMPSDAEKAAKSAKPAKPAAKPAARK
- the minC gene encoding septum site-determining protein MinC, whose product is MSDSLSQTGQKPAPVSVQPFQFRGLFLTAIALRLETDAPDGAFYAALDAQLAKTPHLLAGAPMVLDFAQVPEFSKPADVRDMIDNLFARDLQIFGAQNATDAQLSAVKGYGIIPIKVGRETAMPEPKPQKPQPAAKRTAPPVARNKIVRSPVRSGQMIVAEHGDLTVVGSVASGAELVAAGNIHVYGALRGRAMAGAHGDESARIFCRQLDAELLAIAGLYKTSETIPAELRHKSVQVYLDDDKLCVEAFE